The following coding sequences are from one Bradyrhizobium sp. WSM471 window:
- a CDS encoding GNAT family N-acetyltransferase encodes MSDIAKYSVTERLRDGSTAEIRALRPADETAVLDALDQTSKQSLQRRFFGIKRHFSDEERAFFMDVDFMNHVALVCEVGQPERTMIVGGARYVVFEPGRAELAFVVIDAWQGRGIGSILMRHLGEIASNAGLRELTAEVLPENKSMQAVLGKFGFRADGNRDPHTMNLALHLGKEGR; translated from the coding sequence ATGTCGGACATCGCCAAATACAGCGTGACGGAACGCTTGCGGGACGGCAGCACGGCCGAAATCCGAGCGTTGCGGCCGGCCGACGAGACGGCTGTCCTCGACGCGCTGGATCAGACCAGCAAGCAGTCGTTGCAGCGCCGTTTTTTTGGGATCAAGCGTCATTTCTCGGACGAGGAGCGCGCGTTCTTCATGGATGTCGACTTCATGAATCACGTCGCGCTGGTGTGCGAGGTCGGGCAGCCCGAGCGGACAATGATTGTCGGAGGCGCTCGATACGTCGTGTTTGAGCCCGGACGAGCCGAGTTGGCCTTCGTCGTCATCGACGCTTGGCAGGGCCGAGGCATCGGCTCCATCTTGATGCGCCACCTTGGCGAGATCGCCTCCAATGCCGGATTGCGTGAACTCACCGCTGAGGTCCTGCCCGAGAACAAGTCCATGCAGGCGGTGCTCGGCAAGTTTGGCTTCAGGGCGGACGGCAACCGCGACCCACACACGATGAATTTGGCGCTACACCTGGGCAAAGAGGGGCGGTGA
- a CDS encoding HdeA/HdeB family chaperone, which yields MLLLALILVSSAFASEARATTADIRSITCGEYLAMPAAPSSKFSAWMTGWFAYESRRTFVDFDLHRTNVASVRGWCQSNPSASVMAGLEKSIGVTAVPNATLDFNKITCGTWLAYGPADQEFVRYFMSGYYNAAASNSLLDFDRLQRNSSAVVTYCKKNKSRTLPTAIQNRAT from the coding sequence TTGCTTCTGCTTGCGCTGATCTTAGTGTCCTCAGCTTTCGCCAGTGAGGCGCGCGCCACGACGGCCGATATTCGCAGCATCACCTGCGGCGAATATCTTGCCATGCCGGCTGCACCGTCGAGCAAGTTTTCGGCTTGGATGACCGGCTGGTTTGCTTATGAAAGTCGGAGGACTTTTGTGGATTTTGACCTGCATCGGACAAATGTCGCAAGCGTAAGAGGGTGGTGCCAATCCAACCCGAGCGCCAGTGTGATGGCAGGGCTGGAAAAATCGATAGGCGTAACTGCGGTGCCCAACGCTACGCTGGATTTTAACAAGATCACTTGCGGAACCTGGTTGGCGTACGGTCCAGCGGATCAAGAGTTTGTAAGATATTTTATGAGTGGCTACTACAACGCCGCAGCAAGCAACAGTTTATTGGACTTCGACCGTCTGCAGAGGAATTCCAGTGCGGTCGTTACGTATTGCAAGAAGAACAAATCTCGCACCCTACCAACGGCCATTCAGAACAGAGCTACCTAA
- a CDS encoding AraC family transcriptional regulator, translating to MNVGFEVLSKAGASYRSAGSLSAIPSATGGIARLACARVAASGQDTAALLSKAGLTLNDFRDPAVRLEVATQIKILELASQVLEDDILGFRLARSFDLREIGLVYYVMASSENVADALRAAERYSRIMNEGVRLCFDMEGHTATVALEYVGVDRRGERQQIEFWIVTLVRICRQVTDGRLVPSRLQVRHLRAALPPEFRTFFGRDVEFGADGDVISFPVPVALLPLVGRDGYLHDLLRRYADEALVRKVPHGPTVRSKVEKTLTTLLPHGRGVAKEVARQMGLSTRTLSRKLGEQKTSFAEILDELRAALAKRYLKEEQLPVSEVAWLLGYRELSSLTHAFKRWTGMTPRQFRSRSQQKLSCSEKP from the coding sequence ATGAATGTAGGCTTTGAGGTCTTGAGCAAGGCAGGAGCGAGTTATAGGTCGGCGGGAAGCCTGAGTGCGATACCTAGCGCGACGGGCGGTATTGCACGGTTGGCTTGCGCGCGCGTCGCTGCCTCTGGCCAAGACACAGCTGCGCTACTGTCCAAGGCGGGATTGACGCTGAATGACTTCCGCGACCCTGCAGTCCGGCTCGAGGTGGCGACTCAGATCAAAATTCTGGAATTGGCCTCCCAAGTATTGGAGGACGACATCCTGGGTTTCCGGCTGGCCCGGAGCTTTGATCTGCGTGAGATCGGCCTTGTCTACTACGTTATGGCGTCGTCGGAGAATGTCGCCGATGCGCTTCGTGCCGCGGAACGGTACAGCCGGATCATGAATGAGGGAGTCCGGCTGTGTTTCGACATGGAGGGGCATACTGCGACCGTTGCCCTCGAATATGTCGGTGTCGATCGAAGGGGCGAGCGGCAACAGATCGAATTTTGGATAGTGACGCTGGTGCGGATCTGCAGGCAGGTGACGGATGGCCGTCTGGTGCCGTCCAGGCTCCAAGTGAGGCACCTGCGAGCCGCGCTGCCGCCCGAATTTAGAACGTTCTTTGGCAGGGACGTCGAGTTCGGCGCTGACGGCGATGTGATCTCCTTTCCGGTGCCGGTGGCACTGCTTCCGCTGGTCGGCCGCGACGGCTATCTGCACGATTTGTTGCGACGCTATGCGGATGAAGCGTTGGTACGGAAAGTGCCGCATGGCCCGACGGTCCGTTCAAAAGTCGAAAAGACGCTTACCACACTGCTGCCTCACGGTAGAGGCGTCGCGAAGGAAGTCGCACGGCAGATGGGACTGAGTACCCGCACGTTGTCACGCAAGCTTGGCGAACAGAAGACGTCCTTCGCTGAAATCCTTGATGAGTTGCGGGCCGCGCTTGCAAAGCGGTATCTCAAAGAAGAGCAGCTACCCGTGTCTGAAGTTGCTTGGCTGCTTGGCTATCGCGAACTGAGTTCCCTCACACACGCGTTCAAGCGATGGACCGGAATGACACCACGACAGTTCCGGTCAAGGTCTCAACAGAAGCTGAGTTGCAGCGAAAAGCCCTAA
- a CDS encoding glycosyltransferase family 2 protein produces MSEMVEVLAGTSLFLLAFSLLIFDIPRYTLSLVSLALFSSKRRSAGKTVCQATVSVIIPTFNGGSGLAPSISSLRRQTLRPVEIIVVDDGSTDATRAVAERARAQGLVDMVICHGTRCGRSAAINAAARFARGDLLLTVDADTVFEPNAVERLAAAFGNPLVAGASCSVAISNERDSIWTGLQSVEYLMSITAGRSILDVLCWSGV; encoded by the coding sequence ATGTCCGAAATGGTGGAAGTGCTCGCCGGAACGAGTTTATTTCTACTCGCCTTCTCGCTGCTGATATTCGACATCCCCCGCTACACCTTATCGCTGGTATCTCTTGCTCTGTTCAGCTCGAAGCGGCGAAGCGCTGGCAAGACGGTTTGCCAGGCGACGGTAAGCGTGATTATCCCGACATTCAACGGCGGCTCCGGGCTTGCTCCTTCGATCAGCTCGCTGCGCCGGCAAACCCTGCGACCTGTCGAAATCATCGTCGTCGACGACGGCTCCACCGACGCAACACGCGCCGTCGCGGAGCGGGCGAGAGCGCAGGGCCTGGTTGACATGGTCATCTGCCATGGGACCCGCTGCGGCCGCAGCGCCGCCATCAACGCTGCAGCACGGTTTGCCCGCGGCGATCTTCTCTTGACCGTAGATGCCGACACTGTCTTCGAACCGAACGCGGTTGAGCGCCTCGCGGCTGCGTTCGGCAATCCGCTCGTCGCCGGCGCAAGTTGCAGCGTCGCGATCAGCAACGAGCGCGACTCGATATGGACAGGGCTTCAAAGCGTCGAATACCTGATGTCGATCACCGCGGGGCGGTCGATCCTCGACGTGCTATGTTGGTCCGGAGTATGA
- a CDS encoding outer membrane protein has translation MKKIWLSCMALLAVSMAAPASAADLAAKPYVKAPPPVIAPIYDWTGFYIGANGGWGQSHGCVDFVTPAGTVAGGCADRSGGLAGGQIGYRWQTNQFVLGLEAQGDWAEIKNTRVSLIDPLISTTGKIDAIGLFTAQLGWAWNASLFYVKGGAAVTRNRFDIFNNVTGVGLASAGHTRWGGALGVGWEYGFTPNWSFGIEYDHLWMGRDNAGFAGVVTPGGFVLTGSGVSQDVDMLTLRLNYRFGGYGAPVTARY, from the coding sequence ATGAAGAAGATTTGGTTGAGTTGCATGGCCTTGCTGGCGGTGAGCATGGCGGCACCCGCGTCAGCGGCTGATCTGGCTGCTAAACCTTACGTCAAGGCCCCGCCTCCGGTGATCGCGCCGATCTATGATTGGACCGGGTTCTACATCGGCGCCAACGGCGGTTGGGGACAAAGCCACGGCTGTGTGGATTTCGTGACGCCAGCAGGGACGGTCGCAGGTGGTTGCGCCGATCGCTCCGGCGGCCTCGCTGGCGGACAGATCGGGTACCGCTGGCAAACCAATCAGTTTGTGCTCGGCCTGGAAGCGCAGGGAGATTGGGCAGAAATCAAGAATACGCGGGTCAGTCTGATCGACCCGCTGATTTCGACAACCGGTAAGATTGACGCCATCGGGCTCTTCACGGCGCAGCTCGGCTGGGCGTGGAATGCCTCGCTGTTTTACGTGAAGGGCGGCGCCGCCGTGACGCGCAACCGATTCGATATATTCAACAACGTCACCGGGGTCGGCCTGGCATCGGCGGGCCACACACGCTGGGGCGGCGCCCTTGGCGTGGGCTGGGAGTACGGCTTCACGCCCAATTGGTCGTTCGGCATCGAATACGACCATCTCTGGATGGGGCGTGACAATGCCGGCTTCGCAGGCGTCGTCACTCCCGGAGGGTTCGTCCTCACCGGCAGCGGGGTCAGCCAGGATGTGGACATGCTCACGCTTCGGTTGAATTACCGTTTCGGTGGATACGGCGCACCGGTCACGGCGAGATATTGA
- a CDS encoding transporter → MGSNKPQHCVINYAAAIAALVLCSDVSYADQGGSSFWFPGQFASLAAVQQTPGWALSVIDYHSGVAAAGSAAVAKQIQASRIPANVNVSLNLGLSGRTDLVALAPSYTFEATVLGGQLVVGMSGQYGRAAASLAGTLTAMAGPIVVTRTGTVEGSLVSYGDLAPFAEVFWNDGVHNYMAYVTGNVPVGDYDPTRIPNIGLGHGAIDIGGAYTYFNPAAGNEISGVVGLTYNFKNPDTQYQSGINFHFDWGASHYLTKQLFVGLAGYAYQQIADDSGQNPILGGFRSRVFGLGPQIGYSFPIGDMQGSLSLRGYGEFGAANRPSGWNTWLTFTISPSAPAAVAPRKHLVVR, encoded by the coding sequence ATGGGATCAAACAAACCGCAACACTGCGTCATCAACTATGCGGCCGCGATTGCTGCACTCGTGCTTTGCAGTGATGTTTCGTATGCCGACCAGGGCGGTAGCTCATTCTGGTTTCCAGGCCAGTTCGCGAGTCTTGCCGCCGTGCAGCAGACACCGGGCTGGGCGCTCAGTGTCATCGATTACCATTCAGGCGTAGCGGCCGCGGGGAGCGCTGCCGTGGCTAAGCAGATCCAAGCCAGCAGAATCCCCGCCAACGTCAACGTCAGTTTGAATCTGGGTCTGAGCGGACGGACTGATCTAGTCGCCCTCGCGCCATCGTATACTTTCGAGGCGACGGTGCTTGGCGGTCAGTTGGTCGTGGGCATGTCCGGCCAATACGGCAGAGCCGCCGCCAGTCTCGCTGGAACACTGACAGCGATGGCTGGACCGATTGTGGTGACGCGCACTGGGACGGTCGAAGGCTCACTTGTCTCATACGGCGACCTCGCGCCATTCGCGGAGGTGTTTTGGAACGATGGCGTCCACAATTACATGGCTTACGTCACAGGCAATGTTCCCGTCGGTGACTATGATCCGACGCGGATCCCCAATATCGGCCTCGGTCATGGTGCGATCGACATTGGAGGCGCTTATACCTATTTCAACCCGGCGGCAGGAAACGAAATCTCGGGCGTCGTCGGCCTCACCTACAATTTCAAAAATCCGGACACCCAGTACCAGAGCGGCATCAATTTCCACTTCGACTGGGGCGCATCGCACTACCTCACCAAGCAGCTTTTCGTCGGGCTTGCTGGATACGCCTATCAGCAAATCGCCGACGACTCAGGGCAGAACCCGATCCTCGGTGGCTTCAGATCACGCGTTTTCGGCCTCGGTCCGCAAATCGGGTACAGCTTCCCGATCGGAGATATGCAGGGCTCTCTTAGTCTAAGGGGATACGGCGAATTTGGAGCAGCCAACCGTCCGTCGGGATGGAACACCTGGCTGACGTTCACTATTTCCCCGTCTGCGCCTGCCGCCGTGGCGCCCAGGAAGCATTTGGTTGTGAGATAG
- a CDS encoding invasion associated locus B family protein, with product MLKHLLVVLLLLVFPSSLHSVTAADDRTAGPQIQEEIWALPFPLPVLAFLVRPVGDGPFPLVIMNHGISLDANQRSMFPMIEYRDAARWFARRGYVVISPIRYGASSLDDKDQGLYGAVFGHVGSCDNPNFRGPGLAIATLNEWVIDYMSKKKMIQPGKVIVFGQSGGGWGSIALGSLNPSSVQAIITFAAGRGGRVDGKPNNNCAPDQLVAATGEFGRTARIPMLWVYAENDTYFGPELTKRMYQSFVEAGGNVDYRMLPPFGSDGHFMIDSADAVPIWSPLVAQFLEKHSATATPSGQVSSSSPQQEPHAKPPRLRVPENIHYSNWEKLCFDSSDGTTICRTTSAGTDDLDQVVVRVDLIQRADGPARLQLFVPQGANLQQGVKVTIDQGSPTQVPFNWCLTNICIAARGSEPTFAGQMEAGRQLKLELTDLNASSIVLSLPLEQFANVHKGPPTRTFDFTSDEE from the coding sequence ATGCTGAAGCACTTGCTTGTGGTTCTTCTTTTGCTGGTTTTCCCCTCCTCACTCCATTCCGTTACTGCAGCAGATGACCGAACTGCGGGACCACAAATCCAGGAGGAAATCTGGGCGCTGCCGTTTCCGCTACCTGTGCTTGCTTTCTTGGTACGACCGGTCGGAGATGGCCCGTTTCCCCTCGTGATCATGAACCACGGAATTTCTCTGGACGCCAATCAGCGGTCCATGTTTCCGATGATAGAATATCGGGATGCGGCACGCTGGTTTGCGCGTCGCGGCTATGTGGTCATCTCGCCGATCAGGTACGGAGCCAGCAGTCTCGATGACAAGGATCAGGGGCTGTACGGAGCTGTCTTCGGCCACGTTGGTAGCTGCGACAACCCGAATTTTCGTGGTCCCGGGCTCGCTATTGCCACTCTGAATGAGTGGGTCATCGACTACATGAGTAAGAAGAAGATGATCCAGCCTGGTAAGGTCATCGTCTTTGGCCAGTCGGGCGGTGGATGGGGCTCGATTGCTCTTGGAAGCCTGAACCCGTCATCCGTTCAAGCTATCATTACCTTCGCGGCGGGGCGTGGAGGCCGCGTCGATGGCAAACCCAATAACAATTGTGCTCCCGATCAGCTTGTTGCCGCTACCGGCGAGTTTGGACGCACCGCACGTATACCGATGCTTTGGGTCTACGCGGAAAACGACACCTATTTCGGGCCGGAGTTGACGAAGCGGATGTATCAAAGCTTCGTCGAAGCGGGCGGCAATGTCGACTATCGTATGCTGCCCCCCTTTGGAAGTGACGGGCACTTCATGATCGATTCCGCGGACGCAGTGCCGATCTGGTCGCCTTTGGTAGCCCAATTCCTAGAGAAGCATTCGGCAACCGCCACGCCCTCCGGACAAGTCAGCAGCTCTTCACCCCAGCAGGAGCCTCACGCGAAGCCGCCGCGGCTGCGCGTGCCTGAAAACATTCATTACTCAAACTGGGAAAAACTTTGTTTCGACTCGTCCGATGGGACCACGATATGCCGGACGACATCAGCCGGCACGGACGACCTCGATCAGGTGGTGGTGCGTGTCGACCTGATCCAACGAGCTGACGGTCCGGCTCGCTTGCAGCTCTTCGTTCCGCAAGGAGCAAATCTGCAGCAGGGTGTAAAAGTGACGATAGATCAGGGTAGCCCTACCCAAGTGCCCTTCAACTGGTGTCTCACCAACATCTGCATCGCGGCACGCGGAAGCGAACCAACCTTCGCTGGCCAGATGGAAGCCGGCCGACAGCTCAAACTTGAACTCACCGACCTCAACGCCTCTTCAATTGTGTTAAGTCTGCCGCTCGAGCAGTTCGCCAACGTTCACAAGGGGCCGCCCACCCGCACGTTCGATTTCACGTCAGATGAGGAATGA
- a CDS encoding Spy/CpxP family protein refolding chaperone, with translation MRKFTIAAIAVLSIAGSGAVYAHYHRPWMHEHIRMNPEDRAAMVDARIAAVHAGLKLNADQEKLWPPVEAAVRDFAKLRIDRANARMNAGSGDAGKDANKDADRPEDPVARLRQRAEDMGATSAALKKIADAADPLYKTLDEGQKRRLAVLTRHRGPFGGGEDGPRRHFMERGMDRMMERGMDHFHRDRFDRDGGPDRDREGRL, from the coding sequence ATGAGGAAGTTCACCATCGCCGCCATTGCCGTGCTCAGCATCGCCGGCTCGGGCGCGGTCTATGCCCATTATCATCGCCCGTGGATGCACGAGCACATCCGCATGAACCCGGAAGACCGCGCCGCCATGGTCGACGCGCGGATAGCCGCCGTCCATGCCGGGCTGAAGCTCAACGCCGACCAGGAAAAGCTGTGGCCGCCGGTCGAGGCCGCCGTGCGCGACTTCGCCAAGCTGCGCATCGATCGCGCCAATGCGCGGATGAATGCCGGTTCCGGCGATGCCGGCAAGGACGCGAATAAGGATGCCGACAGGCCGGAGGATCCGGTCGCCCGCCTGCGCCAGCGCGCCGAGGACATGGGGGCGACGTCGGCGGCCCTGAAGAAGATCGCCGATGCCGCCGATCCGCTCTACAAGACCCTGGATGAGGGCCAGAAGCGGCGCCTCGCCGTGCTGACCCGCCACCGCGGCCCGTTCGGCGGCGGCGAAGACGGACCCCGCCGCCACTTCATGGAGCGTGGCATGGACCGCATGATGGAGCGCGGCATGGACCACTTCCACCGTGACCGGTTCGACCGCGACGGCGGCCCGGACCGGGACCGCGAGGGCCGGCTCTGA
- a CDS encoding TRAP transporter substrate-binding protein — MRTFAIAASIAVLALGLTGPASAQSPIIIKFSHVVATDTPKGKASEKFKELAEKYTGGKVKVEIYPNSTLYKDKEELEALQLGSVQMLAPSNSKFGPLGIREFEVFDLPYILPDLKTLRKVTEGPLGARLLKLLEPKGITGLAYWDNGFKEMSANKKLVTPADYQGVKFRIQSSRVLQAQFKALGSLPQVMAFGEVYQALQTGVVDGQENTWSNIYTQKMHEVQKYITESNHGYIGYVVIVNKKFWDGLPADIRDQLTKAMKEATDFNNTQSQKENEDALAEIRKSGKSEIIKLTPEQDEAMRKAMEPVYKDAASRIGQPLIDEFQKEAKSTTN, encoded by the coding sequence ATGCGCACCTTCGCGATCGCTGCGTCCATCGCGGTCCTGGCTCTTGGCTTGACCGGGCCGGCATCGGCCCAGTCGCCCATCATCATCAAGTTCAGCCACGTGGTGGCCACCGACACGCCGAAGGGCAAGGCGTCGGAGAAATTCAAGGAGCTCGCCGAGAAGTACACCGGCGGCAAGGTCAAGGTCGAGATCTACCCGAACTCGACGCTCTACAAGGACAAGGAAGAGCTCGAGGCGCTCCAGCTCGGCAGCGTGCAGATGCTGGCGCCGTCCAACTCCAAGTTCGGCCCGCTCGGCATCCGCGAGTTCGAGGTGTTCGATCTCCCCTACATCCTCCCTGATCTGAAGACGCTGCGGAAGGTGACGGAAGGTCCGCTCGGCGCCAGGCTGCTCAAGCTGCTCGAACCGAAGGGCATCACCGGCCTTGCCTATTGGGACAACGGCTTCAAGGAGATGAGTGCCAACAAGAAGCTGGTGACGCCGGCCGACTATCAGGGCGTCAAGTTCCGCATCCAGTCCTCGCGCGTGCTCCAGGCCCAGTTCAAGGCGCTCGGCTCGCTGCCCCAGGTGATGGCGTTCGGCGAAGTCTACCAGGCGCTGCAGACCGGCGTCGTCGACGGGCAGGAGAACACCTGGTCGAACATCTATACCCAGAAGATGCACGAGGTGCAGAAGTACATCACCGAGAGCAATCACGGCTATATCGGCTACGTCGTGATCGTGAACAAGAAGTTCTGGGACGGCTTGCCGGCCGACATCCGCGACCAGCTGACGAAGGCGATGAAGGAAGCGACCGACTTCAACAATACGCAGTCGCAGAAGGAGAACGAGGACGCGCTCGCCGAGATCAGGAAGAGCGGCAAGAGCGAGATCATCAAGCTCACGCCGGAGCAGGACGAGGCGATGCGCAAGGCCATGGAGCCGGTCTACAAGGACGCCGCAAGCCGTATCGGGCAACCGTTGATCGACGAATTCCAGAAGGAAGCGAAGAGCACGACGAACTGA
- a CDS encoding 2-isopropylmalate synthase: MASVNKSEKDRVIIFDTTLRDGEQCPGATMTFEEKLEVAEMLDDMGVDVIEAGFPITSEGDFQAVSEIARRSKNAVIAGLSRAHPADIDRCAEAVKFAKRGRVHTVIATSPLHMRVKLNKTPEQVLETSVAMVARARNQIDDVEWSAEDGTRSEMDYLCRIVEAVIKAGATTVNIPDTVGYTTPDEYTHFMKTLIERVPNSDKAVFSVHCHNDLGMAVANSLAGVIGGARQVECTINGIGERAGNAALEEIVMAINVRNDKFPFWNKIDTTQLTRASKVVSAATSFPVQYNKAIVGRNAFAHESGIHQDGVLKDASTYEIMRPEMVGLKQSSLVLGKHSGRHAFVHKLEEMGYKLGPNQLEDAFTRMKALADRKKDIYDEDIEALVDEEMAASHDRIKLTSLTVIAGTHGPQRATMKLDVDGQIKIEEAEGNGPVDAVFNCIKRLVPHEAKLELYQVHAVTQGTDAQAEVSVRLSHEGRAMTARAADPDTLVASAKAYLGALNKIVMKRQRDTVTTAAAS; encoded by the coding sequence ATGGCCTCCGTGAACAAGTCCGAGAAGGACCGCGTCATCATTTTCGACACCACCCTGCGCGACGGCGAACAGTGCCCCGGCGCCACCATGACTTTCGAGGAGAAGCTCGAGGTCGCCGAGATGCTGGATGATATGGGCGTCGACGTCATCGAGGCCGGCTTCCCCATTACCTCGGAAGGCGACTTCCAGGCGGTCAGCGAGATCGCCCGCCGCTCCAAGAATGCCGTCATCGCCGGTCTGTCGCGCGCCCATCCGGCCGACATCGACCGTTGCGCAGAGGCGGTGAAATTCGCCAAGCGCGGCCGCGTCCACACCGTGATCGCGACGTCGCCGCTGCATATGCGGGTGAAGCTGAACAAGACCCCGGAGCAGGTGCTCGAGACTTCGGTTGCCATGGTCGCGCGCGCCCGCAACCAGATCGACGACGTCGAATGGTCGGCCGAAGACGGCACCCGCAGCGAGATGGACTATCTGTGCCGCATCGTCGAAGCGGTCATCAAGGCTGGCGCAACCACGGTGAACATTCCGGACACCGTCGGCTACACCACGCCCGACGAATACACCCACTTCATGAAGACACTGATCGAGCGCGTGCCGAACTCGGACAAGGCGGTGTTCTCCGTGCATTGCCATAACGACCTCGGAATGGCGGTGGCGAACTCGCTGGCCGGCGTCATTGGCGGCGCGCGTCAGGTCGAGTGCACCATCAACGGCATCGGCGAGCGTGCCGGCAACGCCGCGCTGGAAGAGATCGTGATGGCGATCAACGTCCGCAACGACAAATTCCCGTTCTGGAACAAGATCGACACCACGCAGCTGACCCGCGCCTCCAAGGTGGTGTCGGCGGCGACCTCGTTCCCGGTGCAGTACAACAAGGCCATCGTCGGCCGCAACGCGTTCGCGCATGAGAGCGGCATCCATCAGGATGGCGTGCTGAAGGACGCTTCCACCTACGAGATCATGCGGCCCGAGATGGTCGGCCTCAAGCAGTCCTCGCTGGTGCTCGGCAAGCATTCCGGCCGCCACGCCTTCGTGCACAAGCTGGAGGAGATGGGCTACAAGCTCGGTCCGAACCAGCTGGAAGATGCGTTCACGCGGATGAAGGCACTGGCCGACCGCAAGAAGGACATCTACGACGAGGACATCGAGGCGCTGGTCGACGAGGAAATGGCGGCTTCGCACGACCGCATCAAGCTGACCTCGCTGACCGTGATCGCCGGCACTCATGGCCCGCAGCGCGCGACCATGAAGCTCGACGTCGACGGCCAGATCAAGATCGAGGAGGCTGAGGGCAACGGTCCGGTCGACGCGGTGTTCAACTGCATCAAGCGCCTGGTGCCGCACGAAGCCAAGCTCGAGCTGTACCAGGTCCACGCAGTGACCCAAGGCACCGACGCGCAGGCCGAAGTCTCGGTGCGGCTGTCGCATGAGGGACGTGCGATGACGGCGCGCGCGGCGGATCCGGATACGCTGGTGGCCTCGGCAAAGGCCTATCTCGGTGCGCTCAACAAGATCGTCATGAAGCGCCAGCGCGACACGGTGACGACTGCGGCGGCGAGCTGA